One window from the genome of Candidatus Omnitrophota bacterium encodes:
- a CDS encoding folylpolyglutamate synthase/dihydrofolate synthase family protein: MNYKQALEYLDSFIDYEKIIDYPYNASLNLRRMERLCEFFDNPQETFKSIHIAGTKGKGSVAAAISSILKENGLKVGLYTSPHLISPRERIRVMSKSLQPIAHNSQPDLLGLEGMISEEEAASFIEKVKPAVEEIRQNKDLGEISFFEIYTILSFLYFARKNVDIAVLETGMGGRLDATNVVRPLVAVFTPISLDHTDKLGPHLTDIAREKAGIIKQGCSVVSLTQPEGVTEIIKHACSQKRAPFHQVNGQTYDEYAGLFSLSGRYQRQNLVLALEVIKRLERYNIKVSSDSIKRGLKKVVWPGRMQVIEKSPLLILDGAQNRASAGALRESLKDFSFDNLILLLGVSANKNIEGIAGELCPQARQVVLTKADNPRATEPEVLELEVKKYCQNTVLTRSIKEALAEVRQVASKDDLILVTGSLYLIGEVLKLDSK; encoded by the coding sequence ATGAATTACAAACAGGCTCTCGAGTATCTTGATTCTTTTATTGATTACGAAAAGATTATAGATTATCCCTATAACGCTTCTTTGAATTTGCGAAGGATGGAGAGGCTTTGTGAGTTCTTTGATAATCCGCAAGAAACATTTAAGTCCATTCATATTGCCGGGACAAAGGGTAAGGGTTCGGTAGCAGCTGCAATTAGTTCTATACTTAAAGAGAATGGCCTGAAGGTCGGCCTTTATACCTCACCCCATTTGATTTCGCCGAGAGAAAGAATAAGAGTGATGAGCAAAAGCTTACAGCCCATAGCCCATAACTCACAGCCTGATTTATTAGGTTTAGAAGGAATGATTTCTGAAGAAGAAGCCGCTTCGTTTATCGAAAAAGTAAAACCAGCGGTTGAAGAGATCCGGCAGAACAAGGATCTTGGCGAGATTAGTTTTTTCGAAATTTATACGATCCTGTCCTTTTTGTATTTTGCCCGTAAAAACGTTGATATCGCGGTACTGGAAACAGGGATGGGGGGAAGGTTAGATGCCACTAATGTGGTCAGGCCGCTGGTAGCTGTTTTTACTCCAATAAGCCTTGACCATACCGATAAATTGGGCCCGCATTTAACTGATATTGCCCGGGAAAAAGCAGGGATAATCAAACAGGGATGTTCAGTTGTTAGCTTGACTCAGCCTGAAGGGGTAACCGAAATTATAAAACATGCCTGCAGTCAGAAGCGAGCCCCTTTTCATCAGGTTAATGGACAAACTTATGATGAGTATGCAGGACTGTTCTCTCTTAGCGGCCGCTATCAACGGCAGAATTTAGTCTTGGCTCTCGAAGTTATTAAGAGATTAGAAAGATACAACATTAAGGTATCATCCGATTCAATAAAAAGAGGGTTAAAAAAAGTTGTTTGGCCGGGAAGGATGCAGGTTATTGAAAAATCACCTCTTTTGATACTGGACGGCGCCCAAAACCGTGCTTCGGCAGGGGCGTTAAGAGAGTCTCTCAAAGATTTTTCTTTTGACAATTTAATTCTCCTGCTGGGTGTTTCAGCCAATAAAAATATAGAAGGGATAGCCGGGGAACTTTGCCCGCAGGCCAGGCAGGTTGTTCTGACAAAGGCGGATAATCCCCGGGCAACTGAACCAGAAGTGCTTGAGCTTGAGGTTAAGAAATATTGTCAGAATACAGTTTTGACGAGATCAATAAAAGAAGCATTGGCAGAAGTTAGGCAGGTTGCCTCAAAAGATGATTTAATTCTGGTGACCGGTTCACTTTATCTGATAGGAGAGGTGTTAAAACTAGACTCTAAATAA
- a CDS encoding ATP-binding protein codes for MIIVYFIVRELNMFFGRKKKVFEVNSQASNLLLDAVAYPVVIIDLNSLILTCNQALAELLGYAREDMTGKPFDFILSAQETNSSDIIRDIRRGSFKDRDVYFENKAGKNISVIFSARLLTYGQNVRSIVGVARDVRRAVEYMEQVSIYRNTLARKTKELEKANVELGKTQEQLIQTEKLAVVGQLSYGLAHEIKNPLGIILQGVGVLEKEISPDNQQQLETLDIVKKAVFRSDKIIRSLFDFSKKKSLELKLQDINKVIDFSIELTQHQLKAGSINIVKDYTKVLQVYIDEDQMKQVFVNIILNAVQAMPAGGRLRFKTFIQKSTKLGDGAGRRTSDIFKFGEKVVVVEVEDTGIGISEDNLRKIFDPFFTSKRPGKGMGLGLSITQSIIDNHQGLIRIESEQGKGTKVIIALSAITDKKGR; via the coding sequence ATGATAATTGTTTATTTTATTGTCAGGGAATTAAATATGTTTTTCGGGCGCAAAAAAAAGGTTTTTGAAGTAAATTCCCAGGCCAGCAATCTTTTATTAGACGCTGTAGCCTACCCGGTAGTCATTATAGATTTAAATTCTTTAATTTTAACCTGCAATCAGGCGCTGGCTGAACTGTTGGGTTATGCCAGGGAAGATATGACAGGAAAACCTTTTGATTTTATCCTGTCCGCACAAGAGACAAACAGTTCGGATATAATCAGGGATATCAGGCGGGGTTCTTTCAAAGATCGCGACGTATATTTCGAAAATAAAGCAGGCAAAAATATTTCCGTTATTTTCAGCGCAAGGCTTTTGACTTATGGACAGAATGTCCGCAGCATAGTCGGTGTTGCCCGGGACGTGAGAAGGGCGGTGGAGTATATGGAACAGGTCTCGATTTATAGAAATACCCTGGCCCGGAAGACTAAGGAATTAGAAAAAGCCAATGTTGAATTAGGAAAAACCCAGGAACAGTTAATCCAGACAGAGAAACTGGCAGTGGTAGGGCAGTTGTCTTACGGCCTGGCGCATGAAATAAAAAACCCATTGGGCATTATTCTTCAAGGGGTCGGGGTGTTAGAAAAGGAAATATCTCCCGATAACCAGCAGCAACTCGAAACCTTAGATATAGTTAAAAAAGCGGTGTTCCGGTCAGACAAGATCATAAGGTCTCTTTTCGATTTTTCAAAGAAAAAGTCTTTAGAACTTAAGCTTCAGGATATAAATAAGGTAATTGACTTTTCGATAGAACTAACTCAGCACCAACTGAAAGCCGGAAGTATAAATATAGTCAAGGACTATACGAAAGTACTTCAGGTATACATAGATGAGGATCAGATGAAGCAGGTTTTTGTAAATATCATTTTAAATGCTGTCCAGGCCATGCCCGCCGGCGGGCGCCTGCGGTTTAAGACTTTTATCCAGAAGTCGACGAAGCTGGGAGACGGCGCAGGGAGAAGGACGTCGGATATTTTTAAGTTTGGAGAAAAGGTTGTTGTTGTCGAGGTTGAAGACACGGGGATTGGCATTTCCGAAGATAACCTCAGAAAGATATTTGATCCTTTTTTTACCTCTAAAAGGCCGGGTAAGGGAATGGGTTTGGGGTTGAGCATTACGCAGTCAATAATCGATAACCACCAGGGGTTAATAAGAATAGAAAGTGAGCAGGGGAAAGGCACAAAGGTTATTATAGCCCTGTCTGCCATTACAGATAAGAAAGGAAGGTGA
- the purH gene encoding bifunctional phosphoribosylaminoimidazolecarboxamide formyltransferase/IMP cyclohydrolase, with product MVKIRRTLISVSDKQGIKEFSAGLHGLGVEILSTGGTAKLLKQAGIPVKLVSDYTGFPEMLDGRVKTLHPKIHGGLLALRKNPEHMEQIKKASIDPIDMVVINLYPFERIAAKPDVKLEEVIENIDIGGPSMLRSGSKNFRDVAVVSNPDRYEAILKEMEENDCTLSDNTLRNLGIEVFRLTSQYDQAIYDYLKQNTKDKTPGIWLGTESTGGFPDSLNLSFEKVQDLRYGENPHQKAAFYKEKSPARSGVVGARQLHGKELSFNNIIDLNAALEIIGEFEEPAAVIIKHTNPCGAALGNTLDQAYKKALECDPLSAFGSIIGLNKTVDASTAASIISAGFVEVIVAPDYEQNALAELEKKKNLRILEIGPILHKSQNMVDFKKVVGGLLAQDYNQKSVLKEELKVVTDSVPGDSEIDSLIFAWRICRHVKSNAIVLVKGSCTIGIGAGQMSRVDSVIIARRKAGERSKDSVLASDAFFPKRDAIDAAARAGVRSIIQPGGSIRDQEIIDACNEHKISMVFTGTRHFKH from the coding sequence ATGGTAAAGATCAGGAGGACGTTAATCAGCGTATCTGACAAGCAGGGTATAAAGGAATTTAGCGCCGGGCTTCATGGTTTAGGCGTGGAAATTCTGTCTACAGGAGGAACGGCAAAACTGCTTAAACAGGCGGGTATTCCGGTAAAATTAGTATCTGATTATACCGGTTTTCCGGAGATGCTGGACGGCCGGGTTAAAACACTTCATCCCAAGATACACGGGGGGCTGTTAGCTCTGAGAAAAAACCCCGAACATATGGAACAGATAAAAAAAGCCTCGATCGACCCGATAGACATGGTAGTGATCAACCTCTATCCGTTTGAGAGGATCGCAGCCAAACCTGATGTTAAATTAGAAGAGGTCATAGAAAATATAGATATCGGCGGGCCGTCAATGCTTCGTTCAGGCTCGAAGAACTTCAGGGATGTAGCAGTGGTTTCCAATCCGGATAGATATGAAGCAATTCTAAAAGAGATGGAAGAAAATGATTGCACCTTAAGCGATAACACCCTGAGGAACTTAGGTATCGAAGTGTTTAGGCTGACATCGCAATATGATCAAGCTATATATGATTATTTAAAACAGAATACGAAGGACAAAACACCAGGGATTTGGCTTGGAACAGAAAGCACAGGGGGATTTCCCGATAGTTTAAATTTAAGTTTTGAAAAAGTGCAGGATTTAAGATATGGAGAGAATCCGCACCAGAAGGCGGCTTTTTACAAAGAGAAAAGTCCTGCCCGGTCAGGCGTGGTTGGGGCCAGGCAGCTTCACGGCAAGGAACTTTCATTTAATAATATAATTGACCTGAATGCTGCCTTAGAGATTATCGGGGAGTTTGAGGAGCCCGCGGCAGTGATTATTAAACATACCAACCCTTGCGGAGCAGCATTGGGAAATACCCTGGATCAGGCCTATAAAAAGGCGCTGGAATGCGACCCATTAAGCGCTTTTGGAAGCATCATTGGGCTAAATAAGACCGTAGACGCTTCCACGGCCGCAAGTATTATCTCAGCCGGTTTTGTAGAGGTGATAGTTGCTCCTGATTATGAGCAAAACGCGTTAGCTGAGCTTGAGAAAAAGAAAAATTTAAGGATTTTAGAGATAGGGCCGATACTTCACAAATCTCAGAACATGGTCGATTTTAAAAAAGTAGTAGGAGGATTACTGGCTCAGGATTATAACCAGAAGAGTGTTTTAAAAGAAGAATTAAAGGTTGTTACTGATAGCGTTCCCGGCGATAGCGAAATAGACTCGCTGATTTTTGCCTGGAGAATTTGTAGACATGTTAAATCTAATGCCATTGTTCTGGTTAAGGGCAGCTGCACAATAGGCATTGGCGCGGGCCAGATGAGCAGGGTCGATTCAGTGATTATTGCCCGCAGAAAAGCAGGAGAAAGATCAAAAGACTCGGTCCTGGCCAGCGATGCCTTTTTCCCCAAACGGGATGCAATAGACGCGGCTGCCCGGGCAGGAGTAAGGTCCATAATCCAACCCGGCGGCTCAATCCGTGACCAGGAAATAATTGATGCCTGTAATGAGCATAAGATCAGTATGGTATTTACCGGGACGAGGCATTTTAAGCACTAA
- a CDS encoding DUF1015 domain-containing protein → MAKIYPFQGILYNQEKIKDISKVTALPYDVISKRVQDDYYQLDSYNIIRLILGKTRPDDNQFDNKYTRARDFLEQWIKSDILKQDKEASIYLYKQDYSIFQQRHTRKGLIVSVRLEDFEDKIILPHERTFSAPKEDRLQLIKATRANLSPIFAFYEGDGNGVEQIMAAYSKKQPIIGLRDNDKIEHKLWAINQLQDIQIITDYLKDKSIFIADGHHRYETALNFRNEVKREKGQFSGEEQYNRIMVYLVDINQSFTVLPTYRVIKGLENIDLGKLKEFFWVKTVKNNELLSRMKKEDQQHAFGMYYKKKSYLLILRDELVLEQLIDSRELKIWKKLDVMILHKLLIEHILGLDKKDIGYSSDEKKVVELVDKEEFLAALFLNPVRIEEFKAVTKAHRLMPQKSTYFYPKPLSGLVINKFG, encoded by the coding sequence ATGGCCAAGATATACCCCTTCCAGGGAATTCTTTATAATCAAGAAAAGATCAAAGACATATCAAAAGTAACAGCTCTTCCTTATGATGTCATATCTAAGCGGGTGCAGGATGATTATTATCAGCTCGATAGCTATAATATTATCCGCCTGATACTGGGTAAAACCCGGCCGGATGATAATCAATTCGATAATAAATATACCCGGGCAAGGGATTTTCTTGAACAGTGGATAAAGTCTGATATATTAAAACAGGATAAAGAAGCGTCTATTTATCTGTATAAACAGGATTATAGTATCTTTCAGCAGCGACATACAAGAAAAGGTCTTATAGTTTCAGTAAGGCTGGAGGATTTTGAGGATAAAATAATCCTGCCCCATGAACGGACTTTCTCCGCTCCCAAAGAAGATCGATTGCAGCTTATCAAGGCAACCCGGGCAAACCTTAGCCCGATATTCGCGTTTTATGAAGGCGATGGTAATGGCGTGGAGCAAATTATGGCGGCTTACAGCAAGAAACAGCCGATCATTGGTCTGAGGGACAATGATAAGATAGAACATAAATTATGGGCTATAAACCAGCTTCAAGACATACAAATTATAACGGATTACCTAAAGGACAAATCTATTTTTATAGCCGACGGCCACCATCGCTACGAAACTGCATTGAATTTCAGGAACGAGGTGAAGAGAGAAAAAGGGCAATTTAGCGGCGAAGAGCAATACAATCGTATTATGGTTTATTTGGTCGATATCAATCAGAGCTTTACTGTTTTGCCTACGTACCGGGTAATAAAGGGGCTTGAAAATATAGATTTAGGCAAGCTGAAAGAGTTTTTTTGGGTGAAGACGGTCAAAAATAATGAATTATTGAGCCGGATGAAAAAAGAAGATCAGCAGCACGCATTCGGGATGTATTATAAAAAGAAAAGTTACCTGCTCATTCTTAGGGATGAACTTGTGCTTGAGCAGTTGATTGACAGCCGGGAATTAAAAATATGGAAAAAACTGGACGTAATGATATTGCATAAGTTGTTGATCGAGCATATCCTTGGCCTGGATAAAAAAGATATAGGCTATAGCAGCGATGAAAAAAAGGTGGTTGAGCTTGTAGATAAGGAAGAATTTCTGGCAGCGTTGTTTCTCAATCCGGTACGGATAGAGGAGTTTAAGGCTGTAACCAAGGCCCACCGTTTGATGCCCCAGAAATCGACGTATTTTTACCCTAAGCCGTTAAGCGGATTGGTAATAAATAAGTTTGGGTAA
- a CDS encoding DUF1302 family protein: MRKILFAVIVLALFITNSVFALEPMLDEDLNVSGYLKNKTDVNVIDGHLMRLQNIFELAGEFKIEEFLYLFAKGRYYYDAVYDIEDRYKNTRGIDMRQPGDEWLRAAYIDYISDKLDIRLGKQEVIWGTADGVKILDKINPINYRYWTLDDEHLPLWMLKVEYSPITDGTIQLLAIPDYETNFVPPAGSPWAMRTSEIGERGLQGLQQIPGMNISLITDKPEKRAENTKAGLRWLSVINGFEYTLNYFYGYNYSQTAYSYMTLTWVGFPVFDYVPSGFTLISRYEPINIAGASFSKTLSGNIWDGLTIRGEFAHVNNNKINYGQDQAIIAETTMEGWPVPGKVSDVGVVAVDEYNYCMGFDKYLWTNWLFSFQVIQFITVPRADYGKDRGNVLLFGPTRGPLDEMETMLSLKVSTDFMHARLKPEVLILYGDDNDWKISPKISYDISDDLMVTAGAHIFDGEPSQLSGQFSDHDLAFMELKYGF; the protein is encoded by the coding sequence ATGCGTAAAATTTTATTTGCGGTTATTGTATTAGCGTTATTTATTACTAATTCAGTATTTGCCTTAGAGCCGATGCTTGACGAGGATCTTAATGTCTCGGGTTATCTTAAGAATAAGACAGATGTCAATGTGATAGATGGCCATTTAATGAGGCTTCAAAATATATTTGAGTTAGCGGGAGAATTTAAGATCGAGGAATTTCTTTACCTGTTCGCAAAAGGCCGTTACTACTATGATGCGGTCTATGATATAGAGGATAGATATAAAAATACCAGAGGCATTGATATGAGACAGCCCGGGGACGAATGGCTAAGGGCAGCCTACATAGATTATATATCCGATAAGTTAGATATCCGGCTGGGAAAGCAGGAGGTAATCTGGGGCACGGCCGACGGAGTAAAGATACTGGATAAGATTAATCCCATTAATTACCGCTATTGGACGCTGGATGACGAGCACCTTCCTTTATGGATGTTGAAAGTGGAATATTCGCCGATAACAGACGGAACAATTCAACTGCTGGCAATTCCGGATTATGAGACGAACTTTGTTCCGCCGGCAGGCTCTCCCTGGGCAATGAGGACTTCTGAGATTGGAGAAAGAGGCCTTCAGGGCTTACAGCAAATCCCGGGTATGAATATCAGCCTTATAACCGACAAACCGGAAAAGAGGGCTGAAAACACAAAAGCAGGCCTGAGATGGTTAAGCGTTATTAATGGATTTGAATATACGCTTAATTATTTTTACGGCTATAACTATTCCCAGACCGCTTATTCTTATATGACGTTAACCTGGGTAGGTTTCCCGGTGTTTGATTACGTTCCTTCCGGTTTTACTTTAATTTCGCGTTATGAGCCGATAAACATTGCCGGCGCTTCGTTTTCCAAAACCTTAAGCGGTAATATCTGGGACGGGTTGACTATCAGAGGAGAGTTTGCCCATGTTAATAACAATAAAATAAACTATGGCCAGGACCAGGCAATAATAGCTGAAACAACAATGGAGGGATGGCCTGTCCCCGGAAAGGTAAGCGATGTGGGAGTAGTGGCGGTAGATGAATATAACTACTGTATGGGATTTGATAAATATCTTTGGACAAACTGGCTGTTCAGTTTTCAGGTCATCCAATTTATAACAGTTCCCCGCGCTGATTACGGAAAGGACCGGGGTAATGTCTTGTTATTCGGTCCGACCAGAGGCCCTCTTGATGAGATGGAAACCATGCTCTCTTTAAAAGTTTCAACCGATTTTATGCATGCCAGGTTAAAACCGGAGGTGCTTATTTTGTACGGTGATGATAACGATTGGAAGATTAGCCCTAAAATATCTTATGATATTAGCGATGATCTGATGGTTACTGCCGGTGCCCATATATTCGACGGTGAGCCATCCCAGCTGAGCGGACAGTTCAGTGACCATGACCTGGCGTTTATGGAATTAAAATACGGATTTTAG
- a CDS encoding response regulator, with product MAKKKILVIDDEKDFCQLTKMNLEASGEFEVTTAISGSEGINLARKYRPDLILLDIIMPGMDGAVVADELTHDETTKDTPIVFLTAVVRKKEVTDNKGVIGTRQFIAKPVTKEELLVKIRTLLNK from the coding sequence TTGGCCAAAAAGAAAATACTGGTAATTGATGATGAAAAGGACTTTTGCCAGTTAACAAAGATGAATCTGGAAGCTTCGGGTGAATTTGAAGTTACGACAGCCATCAGCGGAAGCGAGGGAATCAACCTGGCTAGAAAATACCGGCCGGATTTGATATTACTTGATATTATTATGCCGGGAATGGATGGCGCGGTGGTAGCCGACGAACTGACTCACGATGAAACTACAAAGGATACTCCGATAGTGTTTCTCACGGCAGTAGTTAGGAAAAAAGAGGTGACAGACAACAAAGGAGTAATAGGCACCCGGCAGTTTATTGCTAAGCCAGTGACCAAGGAAGAACTTTTAGTCAAAATCAGAACTTTGCTTAACAAATAA